The following proteins are encoded in a genomic region of Vibrio spartinae:
- the aspA gene encoding aspartate ammonia-lyase, which translates to MTTLSEAVAETATRLEEDLLGQRHVPADAYYGIHTLRAVENFNISNATISDVPEFVRGMVMTKKAATLANKELGVIPKEIASYIIQACDVILETGKCMDQFPSDVFQGGAGTSVNMNTNEVIANLALELMGKEKGQYDVINPNDHVNKSQSTNCAYPTGFRIAVFNSVQKLVSSVAYLKEAFEIKSHEFSDILKMGRTQLQDAVPMTVGQEFHAWAVTLNEEIRALEYTSKLLLEINLGATAIGTGLNAAEGYQALAVKHLAAVTGVDVVAAEDLIEATSDCGAYVMTHGALKRLAVKLSKICNDLRLLSSGPRAGLNELNLPELQAGSSIMPAKVNPVVPEVVNQVCFKVLGNDNTISFAAEGGQLQLNVMEPVIGQAMFESISILSNACINLRDKCIDGITVNKEVCENYVFNSIGIVTYLNPYIGHHEGDIVGKICAQTGKSVREVILERGLLTETEVDEILSVENLRHPQYKAKRYE; encoded by the coding sequence ATGACTACCCTCTCTGAAGCAGTTGCTGAAACCGCTACCCGCCTGGAAGAAGATTTACTCGGTCAACGTCATGTCCCTGCTGATGCATATTACGGCATCCACACTTTACGAGCTGTAGAAAACTTCAATATTTCCAATGCCACGATTTCAGATGTTCCTGAATTTGTTCGTGGTATGGTCATGACCAAAAAAGCGGCAACCCTTGCTAACAAAGAACTAGGCGTGATTCCAAAAGAGATTGCATCTTATATTATCCAAGCATGTGATGTAATACTCGAAACAGGGAAGTGTATGGATCAATTCCCGTCAGATGTATTTCAGGGCGGCGCAGGGACTTCGGTCAATATGAACACCAACGAAGTCATTGCCAATCTTGCTCTGGAACTGATGGGGAAAGAAAAAGGACAATACGATGTGATCAATCCCAATGATCATGTCAACAAGAGTCAATCAACCAACTGTGCTTACCCAACCGGGTTCCGCATTGCAGTGTTTAACAGCGTACAAAAACTTGTTAGTTCAGTCGCTTACCTCAAAGAAGCATTCGAAATTAAGAGCCATGAGTTTAGTGATATCCTCAAAATGGGCCGGACTCAGCTCCAAGATGCTGTACCGATGACCGTCGGTCAGGAGTTCCACGCTTGGGCGGTGACATTGAATGAAGAGATCCGTGCGCTGGAATATACTTCCAAGCTTCTGCTTGAAATCAACTTGGGTGCAACCGCTATCGGTACAGGCCTGAATGCCGCTGAAGGCTATCAGGCGCTGGCAGTCAAACATCTGGCAGCCGTCACCGGTGTAGACGTTGTTGCGGCAGAAGACTTAATTGAAGCGACTTCTGACTGTGGTGCTTATGTGATGACGCATGGTGCACTCAAACGTCTGGCAGTGAAGCTTTCTAAAATCTGTAACGATTTACGTCTGCTTTCTTCCGGGCCAAGAGCGGGACTGAATGAACTGAATCTGCCAGAACTGCAAGCTGGTTCATCCATTATGCCGGCGAAAGTGAACCCAGTGGTTCCTGAAGTCGTCAATCAGGTATGTTTTAAAGTGCTGGGTAACGACAATACCATCTCTTTTGCCGCTGAAGGCGGACAACTCCAGCTGAACGTCATGGAACCCGTTATCGGTCAGGCCATGTTTGAGTCAATCTCGATTCTGTCCAATGCATGTATCAATCTACGCGATAAGTGTATTGACGGTATTACAGTTAACAAAGAAGTTTGTGAGAATTATGTGTTCAACTCAATCGGAATTGTGACCTACCTGAACCCATATATCGGTCACCATGAAGGTGATATTGTTGGTAAAATCTGTGCTCAAACTGGTAAGAGTGTCCGTGAAGTCATTCTGGAACGCGGTCTGCTCACCGAAACTGAAGTAGACGAAATTCTATCCGTCGAAAATCTGAGACATCCTCAATATAAAGCAAAACGCTACGAATAA
- a CDS encoding sensor domain-containing diguanylate cyclase has product MTLIWLCLSVIPCGYYFHLSNEAHQFFIQQLETQSKQYVGHIEAKATQLSKLIQQNFTQLSHSPLLLEFAKTGNQTYRNYLKNQWYLTAANVEFFYQLRYLDNQGKEIIRVDYTPQMTQPYIVPDNALQDKGKRDYFYYAQRLASGEQGYFGIDLEREFGQIVTPYKPGFRIIYPIVHNQQRLGYFIANLEVLGIINNITSNQLGYSVDFIDKSGYYILSSNKNKLFGQLIKARENINLAYEAPKLWEYIHQTPYQSGSLLTTEGLYVFQPFQAPLFSNRHDITLMTTYPAHLIKQGFAQRDKEIQMTVIILLLFFGIIAGFFALLWESYLINRLEQTFNQVVLDNSVAVALTNANHIILRANLRFCKLFGTEQFEIQGKNILDLQPATAKYKNILKQLQTSGEWQGQVQIGDVDPPHVCKVEVRALEGSIKQISHYVYSFSDISEHYNAILELKEKNERDIMTGLWNKKKFNQTLLHYSRLQERYSNQPKSCLAIIDVDDFKRINDTYGHSVGDQVLLRLANQMLSILRDTDFVSRIGGDEFAVIIQHADVTTSQKLMERISLAIESWQEYDTTISIGIAEITSSHHQSFVNADKALYRSKKKGKNCVSAHGIEQLSVVQNS; this is encoded by the coding sequence ATGACATTGATATGGCTGTGTCTATCCGTGATCCCTTGCGGATACTATTTCCACCTCAGCAATGAAGCCCATCAGTTCTTTATTCAACAGCTCGAAACACAGAGTAAACAATATGTTGGACATATCGAAGCCAAAGCGACCCAGTTGAGTAAGCTCATCCAACAGAATTTTACACAACTGAGCCACTCTCCCTTGCTCCTCGAATTCGCAAAAACTGGTAATCAGACCTACCGGAATTATCTAAAAAATCAATGGTATCTGACAGCAGCAAATGTCGAGTTTTTCTATCAGTTACGCTACCTCGATAATCAAGGGAAAGAAATCATTCGTGTCGATTATACGCCGCAGATGACTCAACCCTATATCGTGCCGGACAATGCGTTACAGGATAAAGGTAAACGAGACTATTTTTATTATGCTCAACGACTTGCTTCAGGTGAGCAAGGATATTTCGGTATCGATCTGGAACGAGAATTCGGCCAAATTGTGACACCATACAAACCGGGATTTCGCATAATCTATCCAATCGTTCATAACCAACAACGCTTGGGATACTTCATTGCGAATCTTGAAGTATTAGGCATTATCAACAATATCACATCGAATCAGCTAGGCTACTCAGTTGATTTTATTGATAAGAGTGGCTATTACATTCTCAGTAGTAATAAAAATAAACTCTTTGGCCAACTGATCAAAGCGCGGGAAAACATCAACCTTGCTTATGAAGCCCCCAAACTATGGGAGTATATTCATCAAACGCCCTATCAATCCGGTAGCCTGCTAACGACTGAAGGCTTATATGTGTTTCAACCATTTCAGGCCCCGCTATTCAGTAATCGCCATGACATCACACTGATGACAACGTATCCAGCTCACCTCATCAAGCAAGGGTTTGCTCAGCGAGATAAAGAAATTCAGATGACCGTCATCATTCTGTTGCTCTTCTTCGGCATTATTGCCGGTTTTTTTGCCCTATTATGGGAAAGTTATCTCATCAATCGACTGGAACAAACATTCAATCAAGTCGTGCTCGACAACAGTGTTGCTGTCGCTCTCACCAACGCAAACCATATCATTCTTCGGGCCAATCTCCGTTTCTGTAAACTTTTCGGCACCGAGCAGTTTGAAATTCAAGGGAAAAACATCCTCGATTTACAACCTGCCACAGCAAAATACAAAAACATTCTCAAACAACTGCAAACGAGCGGAGAATGGCAAGGCCAAGTACAGATTGGTGATGTGGACCCACCACATGTCTGTAAAGTGGAAGTTCGGGCGCTTGAAGGTTCCATCAAACAGATTAGTCACTATGTTTATTCATTCAGTGATATCTCTGAGCACTACAACGCGATTTTAGAGCTCAAAGAGAAGAATGAACGGGACATCATGACCGGACTCTGGAATAAGAAAAAATTTAACCAAACATTATTGCACTATTCAAGATTGCAGGAACGGTATAGCAATCAACCCAAAAGTTGTCTGGCAATCATTGATGTCGATGACTTCAAACGGATCAATGATACTTACGGCCATTCAGTCGGTGATCAGGTCCTGCTACGTTTAGCAAATCAAATGTTGTCGATCCTGCGCGATACTGATTTTGTCTCGCGCATCGGTGGCGATGAATTTGCGGTTATCATTCAACATGCCGATGTCACAACATCACAGAAATTGATGGAACGGATCAGTCTTGCTATCGAGTCATGGCAAGAATACGACACCACAATCAGTATCGGAATTGCTGAAATCACATCCAGTCATCATCAATCCTTCGTCAATGCAGATAAAGCCCTCTATCGTTCTAAGAAAAAAGGAAAAAATTGCGTTTCCGCTCATGGAATCGAACAGTTGAGCGTTGTGCAAAATAGCTAA
- a CDS encoding FxsA family protein: MFPIILCLFIAVPIIEIGLFIQVGGYLGLWPTIGLVLITAFAGASLVRSQGLQTLLTMQQRLQDGELPAQQILEGVLLAVAGVLLLTPGFMTDLMGMFVLLPRPRAILARKLMDKVVIQGNVQQPFGPRARGPYDRESDRGNTYEGEYDRKDDDDDHDKLN; the protein is encoded by the coding sequence GTGTTTCCCATTATCTTATGTTTGTTTATTGCTGTTCCAATCATTGAAATTGGTTTATTTATTCAGGTCGGTGGATATTTAGGGTTGTGGCCGACCATCGGTTTGGTTTTGATCACTGCGTTTGCCGGGGCATCTTTGGTTCGAAGTCAGGGGTTACAGACCTTGTTGACGATGCAACAGCGACTCCAAGATGGCGAACTACCGGCTCAACAGATTCTGGAAGGGGTACTGCTGGCAGTTGCCGGGGTACTGTTATTGACACCGGGTTTTATGACGGATTTGATGGGGATGTTTGTTTTGCTTCCGAGACCACGCGCGATACTGGCACGTAAGCTGATGGACAAAGTTGTCATTCAAGGGAATGTCCAACAGCCATTCGGTCCCAGAGCCAGAGGGCCCTATGATCGGGAATCTGATCGCGGTAACACTTACGAAGGTGAATATGATCGCAAAGACGATGATGATGATCATGATAAATTGAATTAA
- a CDS encoding tRNA (cytidine(34)-2'-O)-methyltransferase, which produces MFHIALYCPNIAQNTGNIIRLSTNNGCHLHLIEPLGFDLEEKNLRRAALDYRDMAKVSVHPNYEAFLAAIGERRIFALTTKGARPHDEPTYQAGDVLLFGSETAGLPDDIRNGFPEERRIRIPMLPNARSMNLSNSVAVVSYEAWRQLGFPGGK; this is translated from the coding sequence ATGTTTCACATTGCATTATATTGTCCGAATATTGCCCAAAATACCGGTAATATCATTCGGTTATCAACCAACAATGGCTGTCATCTCCACCTGATCGAGCCATTGGGTTTTGATCTTGAAGAAAAAAATCTGCGCCGGGCTGCCCTCGATTACAGAGATATGGCGAAGGTCAGTGTCCATCCGAACTACGAAGCATTCTTAGCTGCGATTGGTGAGCGACGGATCTTCGCACTGACGACCAAAGGCGCCAGACCTCATGATGAGCCAACCTATCAAGCTGGTGATGTATTGCTATTTGGATCTGAAACGGCTGGTTTACCAGATGACATCCGTAATGGTTTCCCTGAAGAGCGCAGAATCCGGATCCCGATGCTGCCCAATGCGCGTAGCATGAACCTCTCGAATTCTGTGGCGGTTGTGAGTTACGAAGCGTGGCGTCAGCTCGGTTTCCCCGGCGGGAAGTGA